The Allostreptomyces psammosilenae sequence GTCCACCACCAGGGCCCGAACGGATCGAGGTAGGTGCGGGCACCCTGCCGGACGCCCCAGTGCAGGCAGGGATCGGCGCAGTGGTACGGCCCGTCCGAGACCACTCCGATCGGCGTGCCGGCGGCCACCTCCTGACCGGCGACCACGGACGCCGTCACCGGCTCGTAGGTGGTGCGGATGGCGTCCGGATCGTCGATCCGGCCGTGCAGGACACTGACCACACCCCGCCCGGCCACCATGCCCGCGAACGCCACCACTCCGGGCGCCGAGGCGTGCACCACCGCCGCCGGTCGCGTCGCCAGGTCGATGCCCCGGTGCCCGGCGAGCCACGGCTGCGCGGGCGGCCTGAACTGCCGCAGAATGCGTGGGGGCCCACCGTCGGGCCCGCTCACCGGCCAGACGGGCCGCAGGACCTCCAGGTTCCCCTGCGCCGAGGCAGGATCGGCGGGGACGACCGGCGGACAGAGGGAGAGGACCACGGCGGCACAGGTCGCCACGCCCAGGGGGCGGAGCCAACCGGCCGACAGCCGGCGACGGCCCTGATGGTCGGAGCGCCGTTTCGGCCGGTCCGCCGGACGGTATCGACTGCGCGGACGTCGGCGGGGGACCCGCTCGGGAGGGCGGCGAGGCCCTCGCTTTCGAGGGTCGCGCAGCCGGTGGCCGCAGTGGCAGCAGCGGTCCCGGACACACGGTCGGCAGGTGCCGGCGACGGCAGTGGGCTGGTCGAGGACATCCGTCTGATCGCTCATAGGTTTACTCTGAGTCGCCATCGAGCGAGTAGGGAAGACCCCTTCGCAGCCTGTGGATAACTCTCCCGGTCGTTGGCAAAGACCCTGCTCAGGCGGCCTTCCGGGGTGGTCGCGGGGCACGGGCAGAGGGGCCCCGGCTGGGGGCGGGGCCGGCCCCGAGACGGAACAGGGGGCGCGCGGCGCCCCGGACGTGCCCGGGAGGGGCGCTCCGTTCGCGAGGGCCCCGGGCGGTCCCGTACACTTCCCGTGGCGATCCGTGAGGCGGATCGACTTCGCACGCCCCACATCGCATGCGCACCCCGCACGGCCGTTCCCGATTCTTCGGGTGCCTCGGCGTCGGCGGGGCGATCGCGTGCGAGCGGCTGTGCCGCCCGGTCCGGGTCGTTCTCGACCCGGCGTGGTCCGGCCCAGGGCGTCAGGCGTGGCGGCCACCCGGTCGCCACGGTGAACCACACATGGCCCGAAAACGGGCCGGGACAACCGAGGAGTGCGGCCATGGCCGTCGTCACGATGCGGGAGCTGCTGGAGAGCGGCGTCCACTTCGGGCACCAGACCCGTCGCTGGAACCCGAAGATGAAGCGCTTCATCTTCACCGAGCGCAACGGCATCTACATCATCGACCTGCTCCAGTCGCTGAACTACATCGACCGGGCGTACGAGTTCGTCAAGGAGACCGTGGCGCACGGCGGCACGATCCTCTTCGTCGGCACCAAGAAGCAGGCCCAGGAGGCCATCGCCGAGCAGGCCACGCGCGTGGGCATGCCGTACGTCAACCAGCGCTGGCTCGGCGGCATGCTGACCAACTTCTCCACCGTCTACAAGCGCCTGCAGCGCCTGAAGGAGCTGGAGGAGATCGACTTCACGGACGTGGCCGCCTCCGGCCTCACCAAGAAGGAGCTCCTCGTCCTCCAGCGTGAGAAGGAGAAGCTGGAGCGCACCCTTGGTGGTATCCGTGACATGCAGCGCGTGCCGAGCGCCGTGTGGATCGTGGACACCAAGAAGGAGCACATCGCGGTCGGCGAGGCCCGGAAGCTGAACATCCCGGTCGTCGCCATCCTCGACACCAACTGCGACCCCGACGAGGTCGACTACAAGATCCCGGGCAACGACGACGCGATCCGCTCCGTCACCCTGCTCACCCGCGTGGTCGCCGACGCCGTCGCCGACGGTCTGATCGCCCGCTCGGGCGCGGCCGCCGGTGACACCAAGGCGGAGATCGGCGCCGACCAGCCGCTGGCCGACTGGGAGCGCGACATCCTCGCCGGTGAGAAGGAGGCTGGCGAGGCCAAGGCTGAGCAGCCGGCCGCCGAGGGCGCCGCCGCGGAGGCCCCGGCCAGCGAGACCGCCCCCGCCGAGGGCACCGAGCAGCAGGCCTGACGCCGCCCGTGACGAGGGGTACGTCGGTGCGTGTCACCGCGTGCCCCTCGTCCCCGCGCCGGAGCCGACCCGCCGATCGGTCGTGCGACCACGCCGTACGGCGGCGCACGAACCGAGCTCGGCCGGCCCCGGCACGGCAGCCCCAGCCATCCCCACCACACGCGAGAAGAGAAACCAGAACATGGCGAACTTCACCGCCGCGGACGTGAAGAAGCTCCGCGAGACGACCGCCGCCGGCATGCTGGACTGCAAGAAGGCGCTCGAAGAGGCCGAGGGCGACTTCGACAAGGCCGTGGAGATCCTTCGGGTCAAGGGCCTGAAGGGTGTCACCAAGCGCGAGGGCCGCTCCACCAGCAACGGTGCCGTGGTCGCCCGCATCGAGGCCGGCGCCGGTGGCGTGCTGCTCGAGCTGAACTGCGAGACCGACTTCGTCGCCAAGGGCGAGCGCTTCCTCGCCGTGGCCAACACCATCGCCGAGCACGTCTCCAAGAGCGACCTGGCGGACATCGAGTCCCTGCTCGCCTCCGAGATCGAGCCCGGCAAGTCCGTCCAGGCGTTCGTCGACGAGGCCAACGCCACGCTCGGCGAGAAGGTCGTGCTCAGCCGCTTCGCGCGCTTCAACGACGGCTTCGTCGCCTCCTACCTGCACCGCACCAGCCCGGACCTGCCGCCCCAGGTCGGCGTGCTGGTCGAGCTGGACAGCGAGAACGGTGACGTCGCCCGCGACGTCGCGCAGCACATCGCCGCCTTCTCCCCGAAGTTCCTCTCCCGCGAGGACGTCCCGGCCGAGACGGTGGAGAACGAGCGCCGCGTCGCCGAGGCCACCGCTCGCGAGGAGGGCAAGCCGGAAGCCGCCCTGGCGAAGATCGTCGAGGGCCGCCTCAACGGCTTCTTCAAGGAGAACGTGCTGCTGGACCAGGCGTTCGCCAAGGACAACAAGAAGTCCGTCAAGGCCATCCTCGACGAGGCCGGCGTCACCCTGAAGCGCTTCGCGCGCTTCCGCGTCGGCGTCTGATCCCGGTTCGCCCCGGGCGCCCTCCCGCCCCGCCGGCAGCACGCCGGCGCGAGCGAGGAGGGCGTCGGCGAACAGCACGAAGTTCCGAGGAGGAGGCCGCCACCGTGCAGCGAACCGTACCGGGCGCACCGGTGTTCACTGCGGTGGCGGCCTCCTCCGCGTATGTTCAAGGAGGAGTCCATGGTGGACACCGCGGAGGGCGCCGGCCGTCGCGTCCTGCTGAAACTGTCCGGTGAGGCCTTCGCGGGGGGCGGCGGAGTCGGTGTCGACCCGGACGTCGTCCAGGCCATCGCGCGGCAGATCGCCGAGGTGGTGCGCGGCGGCACGCAGATGGCGGTGGTGATCGGCGGGGGTAACTTCTTCCGCGGTGCCGAACTCCAGGTCCGGGGCATGGACCGTGCCCGTTCCGACTACATGGGCATGCTCGGCACGGTGATGAACTGCCTGGCGCTCCAGGACTTCCTGGAGAAGCAGGGCATCGACACCCGGGTGCAGACGGCCATCACCATGGGGCAGGTCGCCGAGCCCTACATTCCGCTGCGTGCCCAGCGCCACCTGGAGAAGGGCCGCGTGGTGATCTTCGGAGCCGGTATGGGCATGCCGTACTTCTCCACCGACACCACGGCCGCCCAGCGCGCCCTGGAGATCCACGCCGAGGTCCTCCTGCTGGCCAAGAGCGGGGTCGACGGCGTCTACGACTCCGACCCGAAGACCAACCCCGACGCGGTGCGGTTCGACTCCCTGGACTACTCCGAGGTCCTCAAGCGAAACCTCAAGGTCGCCGACGCGACCGCCATCAGTCTCTGCATGGACAACGACCTGCCCATCGTCGTCTTCGAGCTGCTCACCGAAGGCAACATCGCCCGGGCCGTCCGGGGTGAGAAGATCGGCACTGTGGTGGGCCGCGGCCGCGGCTGACCCGCCGGGTCCGTATTGCAATCAAACGGGACAGGAGCGCAACCGTGATCGAAGAGACCCTCCTCGAAGCTGAGGAGAAGATGGAGAAGGCCGTCCTGGTGGCCAAGGAGGACCTGGCCGCCATCCGCACCGGACGGGCACACCCGGCGATGTTCAACAAGATCACCGCCGAGTACTACGGCGCCCCCACGCCGATCAATCAGCTCGCGTCCTTCTCGGTTCCCGAGCCGCGCATGGCCGTGGTGACGCCGTTCGACAAGAGCTCCCTCGCCGCCATCGAGAAGTCCATCCGTGACTCGGACCTCGGCGTCAACCCGACGAACGACGGCTCCATCATCCGCGTGGTCTTCCCGCAGCTCACCGAGGAACGTCGCCGCGAGTTCATCAAGGTGGCGCGGACCAAGGGCGAGGACGCCAAGATCTCCATCCGCAGCGTGCGCCGCAAGGCGAAGGAGATCCTGGACAAGCTGGTCCGCGATGGTGAGGCCGGCGAGGACGAGGTGCGTCGCGCGGAGAAGGAACTCGAGGACCTCACCAGCCGCTTCGTGGTGCAGGTCGACGAACTGCTCAAGCACAAGGAATCCGAGCTGCTAGAGGTCTGATGAACGACTCCCCCTGGACCGGCGGTGGGGGGGCCGGCGCGCCCTACCCGGCGCAGCCCGTCCCTGAACAGCCGGGCCCCTGGCACCGGGGGCACCCGGAGCCCGTGGCGGCCGACTGGTCGGCGGACGCGGAAGCCACGCAGATGCTCCCGCCTGTCGCGGACCCGCACGGTGCGGGGGGCGCGGGCGGGCCACTCGGTGGTCAGCACACCGCCCCCTACGCCGGGCACCAGGGCGGCGCCCACCCGGGCGTGGCGCCCGGTACGGGCATGCTGGACGGCGCGGCGGTGTACTCCGCGCCGTCCGAGGCGCAGACTCAGTACATGGCGCCGATCCAGGACGGCTCCGCTTCCCACGCGCCGTGGGAGGAGGAGCCGCGCGCGGCCCGTCTCCGTGGTCCGCTCTTCCGGGACGAGCCGGCGGACGGAGCCCTCAAGCGGGCTCCCCGGAACGCAGGTGGCGCGGAACCCGACTCCGCCCGGACGGTCATGATGCCGCTTATCGGCGGCGCTCCCGAGGAGTCGGAGTCGGAACGCTCCGTCGTGGGCCTCGACAGCCTGCTGAACGGAGGGCAGCCGCAGGGGCCACGGCCGCGCCGACGCTCGGTCGCCGGAGCCCAGGAGCCGGGGGCGGACGCGGCCCCGCGTCGTGGGGCGGCCCGTCACACCTCGCCCCAGGCGGCGGTGGCAGGTTCCGGCGCCGGCGGCTCTGAGGACGGCGCGGGGCAGCCGCGGCGCAGGGAGCGCGGTGGCCGCAACCTGCCGGCCGCCATCGGCGTGGGCCTCGGGCTCGGCGCGGTGCTGCTCCTCGCGCTCTTCATCGTCAAGGTGCTGTTCCTCGGCGTCGTGGTCGCCGCGGCCGGCGTGGGGTTGTGGGAGCTGTCGAGCCGGCTCTCGGAGAAGAAGCGCATTCGGCCGCCGCTGATCCCCATGGTCCTCGGCGGAACGGGGATGCAGATCGCCGCCTACTTCGGCGGCATCGACGCGCTCTTCGTGGCGTTCGCGGTGACGGTCCTCGCCATACTGGCCTGGCGGATGCTGGAGCGCCCGGAGGGCTACCTTCCGGACGTCACGGCCGGGGTGTTCTGCGTCTTCTACGTGCCCTTCCTGGCGGGGTTCGTGCCGCTCATGCTGACGGCGGACGACGGCGCCTGGCGCGTCACCCTGTTCCTGATGCTCGCGGTCTGCAGCGACACCGCCGGGTACGCCGTCGGGTACCGGTTCGGGCGGCGCAGCCGGAAGCTGGCTCCCTCGATCAGCCCCGGCAAGACCAGGGTGGGGTTCGGCGGCAGCGTGGGCGGTTCGGCCCTGGTCGGTGCCATCGCCATGCCGCTGATGATCGACGGTGGTGTCTGGTGGCAGGGCGCGCTGCTCGGGGTGGTCGCCGCCGTCACCGCGACGGTCGGGGACCTGACCGAGTCGATGATCAAGCGGGACCTCGGCGTGAAGGACATGGGAGACCTGCTGCCGGGACACGGGGGCCTGATGGACCGGCTCGACTCCTTGCTCCCTACCGCGGCGGTCACCTGGCTGCTCCTGTCCGCCTTCGTCGGTTCCGGTCTGTGAGCCGGCCGGCCACACACCCGCATCGCCGCCCTGTGCGTCTCCTTCGGTTCCCCCCGCCGCCTGGCGTTGGCGGCGGGCGGGCCGGAGTGCACTCCGGGCGTGCGAGAATGGGCGAGCTATGCCTGCTCCCGGAGAACTCACCTTCGCCGCGCCACGCGGCGCCAAGCCGCCTCGGCACCTGGCAGACCTGACCCCCGCCGAGCGTCGCGAGGCTGTCGCCGAGCTGGGGGAGAAGCCTTTCCGTGCCGGTCAGGTGGCCCGTCACTACTTCACTCGGCTGACCGACGACCCGTCGGGCTGGACGGACATCCCGGCCTCCCGCAGGGCGGCGCTCGCGGAGAAACTGCTTCCCGAGCTGATGACCGTTGTCCGCCACGTCTCATGCGATGGGGACACCACGCGCAAGACGCTGTGGCGCCTCTTCGACGGCACGCTCGTCGAGTCGGTCCTGATGCGTTACCCGGACCGCGTCACCATGTGCGTGTCGTCGCAGGCCGGCTGCGGTATGAATTGCCCCT is a genomic window containing:
- the rpsB gene encoding 30S ribosomal protein S2, with protein sequence MAVVTMRELLESGVHFGHQTRRWNPKMKRFIFTERNGIYIIDLLQSLNYIDRAYEFVKETVAHGGTILFVGTKKQAQEAIAEQATRVGMPYVNQRWLGGMLTNFSTVYKRLQRLKELEEIDFTDVAASGLTKKELLVLQREKEKLERTLGGIRDMQRVPSAVWIVDTKKEHIAVGEARKLNIPVVAILDTNCDPDEVDYKIPGNDDAIRSVTLLTRVVADAVADGLIARSGAAAGDTKAEIGADQPLADWERDILAGEKEAGEAKAEQPAAEGAAAEAPASETAPAEGTEQQA
- the tsf gene encoding translation elongation factor Ts: MANFTAADVKKLRETTAAGMLDCKKALEEAEGDFDKAVEILRVKGLKGVTKREGRSTSNGAVVARIEAGAGGVLLELNCETDFVAKGERFLAVANTIAEHVSKSDLADIESLLASEIEPGKSVQAFVDEANATLGEKVVLSRFARFNDGFVASYLHRTSPDLPPQVGVLVELDSENGDVARDVAQHIAAFSPKFLSREDVPAETVENERRVAEATAREEGKPEAALAKIVEGRLNGFFKENVLLDQAFAKDNKKSVKAILDEAGVTLKRFARFRVGV
- the pyrH gene encoding UMP kinase: MVDTAEGAGRRVLLKLSGEAFAGGGGVGVDPDVVQAIARQIAEVVRGGTQMAVVIGGGNFFRGAELQVRGMDRARSDYMGMLGTVMNCLALQDFLEKQGIDTRVQTAITMGQVAEPYIPLRAQRHLEKGRVVIFGAGMGMPYFSTDTTAAQRALEIHAEVLLLAKSGVDGVYDSDPKTNPDAVRFDSLDYSEVLKRNLKVADATAISLCMDNDLPIVVFELLTEGNIARAVRGEKIGTVVGRGRG
- the frr gene encoding ribosome recycling factor; this encodes MIEETLLEAEEKMEKAVLVAKEDLAAIRTGRAHPAMFNKITAEYYGAPTPINQLASFSVPEPRMAVVTPFDKSSLAAIEKSIRDSDLGVNPTNDGSIIRVVFPQLTEERRREFIKVARTKGEDAKISIRSVRRKAKEILDKLVRDGEAGEDEVRRAEKELEDLTSRFVVQVDELLKHKESELLEV
- a CDS encoding phosphatidate cytidylyltransferase — encoded protein: MAPIQDGSASHAPWEEEPRAARLRGPLFRDEPADGALKRAPRNAGGAEPDSARTVMMPLIGGAPEESESERSVVGLDSLLNGGQPQGPRPRRRSVAGAQEPGADAAPRRGAARHTSPQAAVAGSGAGGSEDGAGQPRRRERGGRNLPAAIGVGLGLGAVLLLALFIVKVLFLGVVVAAAGVGLWELSSRLSEKKRIRPPLIPMVLGGTGMQIAAYFGGIDALFVAFAVTVLAILAWRMLERPEGYLPDVTAGVFCVFYVPFLAGFVPLMLTADDGAWRVTLFLMLAVCSDTAGYAVGYRFGRRSRKLAPSISPGKTRVGFGGSVGGSALVGAIAMPLMIDGGVWWQGALLGVVAAVTATVGDLTESMIKRDLGVKDMGDLLPGHGGLMDRLDSLLPTAAVTWLLLSAFVGSGL